The following coding sequences are from one Brooklawnia cerclae window:
- a CDS encoding acyl carrier protein, protein MATTEEIRTQLADIVNDVAGVAQDDVQLEKSFVDDLDVDSLSMVEIIYACEEAFNVSIPDEDAKTLKTVGDAVTYIERAQG, encoded by the coding sequence ATGGCCACCACTGAAGAGATCCGCACCCAGCTCGCCGACATCGTCAACGACGTGGCGGGGGTCGCGCAGGACGATGTGCAGCTCGAGAAGAGCTTCGTGGACGACCTGGACGTCGACTCCCTGTCGATGGTCGAGATCATCTACGCCTGCGAAGAGGCGTTCAACGTCTCGATTCCCGACGAGGACGCCAAGACGCTGAAGACCGTGGGCGACGCCGTGACCTACATCGAGCGCGCACAAGGCTGA
- a CDS encoding beta-ketoacyl-ACP synthase III → MAIRASQGSPYSRILGVGGERGKRVVDNAEMCTIIDSSDEWIQQRTGIIERRWATDDQTPLSMATGAARKAIERSGIDASQVDAVLLSTVSHMRQFPSLAVQVADELGLDHPAAVDLSAACAGFCYGVAMADSLIRAGSAHHVLVIGLEILSRQTNFADRGTAFLFGDGAGAVVIGPSETPGVGPVVWGSRGEDADVIWTEYWDEALATGKKPVIHMAGNKVFKWAISEIAEKTAEALDAAGLTPAELDVFIPHQANNRITDAMLKRLDLPDSVVVSRDIKHMGNSSAASVPIAMESMLESGEAKSGDNALIIGFGAGLVFAGQVVVLP, encoded by the coding sequence ATGGCCATTCGAGCCTCCCAGGGTTCGCCCTACTCCCGCATCCTCGGTGTCGGGGGTGAGCGCGGCAAGCGGGTCGTCGACAACGCCGAGATGTGCACGATCATCGACTCGTCCGACGAGTGGATCCAGCAACGCACCGGCATCATCGAGCGGCGGTGGGCGACCGACGACCAGACTCCCCTGTCGATGGCGACCGGCGCGGCTCGCAAGGCCATCGAGCGATCAGGCATCGATGCCTCGCAGGTGGACGCGGTGTTGCTCTCGACCGTCTCGCACATGCGCCAGTTCCCCTCGCTCGCCGTCCAGGTGGCCGACGAGTTGGGGCTCGACCACCCGGCCGCGGTCGATCTCAGCGCGGCGTGCGCCGGTTTCTGCTACGGGGTCGCCATGGCCGATTCGCTGATCCGCGCGGGGTCGGCCCACCACGTGCTCGTGATCGGCCTGGAGATCCTGAGCCGCCAGACGAACTTCGCCGATCGCGGGACGGCTTTCCTCTTCGGGGACGGCGCGGGCGCGGTGGTCATCGGGCCCAGCGAGACCCCCGGTGTCGGACCGGTCGTGTGGGGCTCACGCGGCGAGGACGCGGACGTCATCTGGACCGAGTACTGGGACGAGGCGCTCGCCACCGGCAAGAAGCCGGTCATCCACATGGCCGGCAACAAAGTCTTCAAATGGGCGATCTCCGAGATCGCCGAGAAGACCGCGGAGGCACTCGACGCGGCCGGGCTCACGCCCGCAGAACTCGACGTCTTCATCCCGCACCAGGCGAACAACCGCATCACGGACGCGATGCTCAAGCGACTCGATCTTCCCGATAGCGTCGTGGTAAGCCGCGACATCAAGCACATGGGCAATTCGTCCGCGGCGTCCGTGCCGATCGCCATGGAGTCGATGCTCGAGTCGGGCGAGGCGAAGTCCGGCGACAACGCGCTCATCATCGGCTTCGGGGCGGGGCTGGTCTTCGCCGGGCAGGTCGTCGTCCTACCCTGA